One Ostrea edulis chromosome 6, xbOstEdul1.1, whole genome shotgun sequence genomic window, CGGTCGTTAAGGTTGATGAATAGTTCCGCATAGAAATAGATCTCTCTGATAAACGAAAACTTTTAATGCCAATgtgcaaatataaaatattgaaaagtgtGCACTCATCCTATTGATGTCGATACTTCGAAAGACATAGACGAATGAGTTAGCAAAATATAGAAATCTTTCTGCACGACACAGGGATAGATAATGTACTTCATACATAGCTATCTAAACAGAGAAGGATGTTTCAAATCGactttttgtaaacaaaagatAATGTTTCCGAAGGGTTATCAGTGAAAATGATCGTATCATTTGAGTTTTGAATAAAATTACATTGACATGTTATTGCCAGAAACGTCAGTCCTTGGTTCTTGTATTTGAATGCTTCATCAATCAAATCAGCTTCTGAATTATCCTGGATTAGCTTTCAGTCTTCAACTCTATGATACATTGTGATTCAATAATATATGATGTCATTTCAACATGAATTtccaaatttcaaaatagaaatCAATATCAGATGCGGAATGCTTTATCTGCTTTCATCGTCTGACaaatcttgtttaattttttttttgtcgacagacatttatttaacaaaaaGTTCGGTTATCAGGACCCTCCATCAAACATATGTAatatcagtaaaaaaaaaacatcaataaagTATCCTTGATAGCGTCCACTTTGTAAACTGAAACCGACAAAGAGGTATATTCTAATTTCATCACAGATCTGGATTTATCGATGTCATAGTTTTACAGCTGGTTTTCGGCCTATTGCGTGACTACATCGTGCAAGACCGTGCTATACCCAAGGTGAGACTGATTGTTCCTGCGATGTCATTAATCAGAACTCTGACAAATATCTTTCCTAAAACGCTTCTGTTTGTATTGTTGAATTCATCAGGGGAATGAATGTGGTATCCTCTGTCATATAACATATAAAAATGCAATCACACTAGCCTCTTATTTTGTTGCGGTGATAACGGTATTTCTATTTGTAGTTGAAGCTATAAAAGTATTTGTTGGAATAGTTGAAAGTTATCAGAGTATTTGTTAGAGCTGTtgaaagctacatgtataacagtATTTGTTGAAACAGTTGAAAGCTGTAATCGTATTTGTTAGAACAGTTGAAAGCTATAAGAGTAATTGTTAAAACAATTGAAAACTATATAAgagggggtttttttttggggggggggtgtaacaGTTGAAAGCTATAAGAGTATTTGTTGGAATCACTGAAAGCTACGAGAGTATTTGTTGGAATCACTGAAAGCTACGAGAGTATTTGttggaaaagttgaaatttatcaGAGTATTTGATGAAGTAGTTGAAAGCTATATAAGAGTATTTGTTGGAACAGTTGAAAGTCATAAGAGTATTTGTTGGAACAGTTGAACGCTATAAGAGTATTTGTTGGGAGTGTTGATAGATTTGCTATACTTGCAATACAGTGAAAGTGTTGGAAATTTGTTCCCAGGTTAACTGCAAAAATCAAAGGATAGTTTATTTAAATAAACAAACGTTCGATGCAAGAATACAGACCCTCATATAAGGGTAAGACCGTGAAACAAGATTACCATAACTTTCACCTGGGTTATCAATAACATGGTGCGGTCAGTGGTTCATGACAAATTCGAATTCTTGTGAATACAGCTGGGTTTGGAGTAGAGGTAGACAATTCATATATGCTACGCAACACTTCTAGTACGTCTTCATAATTATGGCACCAACATTTATGCCACCTAATCCTAAGTAGGACCGGCATACTAGAAAGTACCTCATGTCTCTAAAAAATCAAAGTCAAAGTAATAGTTTCTATCTTTGAAAACACCAATCATTTTACACTTCATGAAAGATCGGGTTTAACATTGGAATTAGACTTCTGTTTTCCAAGGCGAAATGagactgatttttaaaaaaaaaaaaaatcaacattttaaattctttgaccccccccccccttgcaaaTGAATTAGGAGTTAGAATTATTTATGCCAGGTGTCGTAATACTGTAAACTTGGAAATGTTAACGAGTTGAAAATTCGGACACTTTACGTCCCTTTGAGAACTGTTCCctcatattgaaacgtcaccagttgtaggtgaagtatcacacATTtggacctatgcttagcgcttaagACCATAgcggtgagggttctttaacatgccaacgcctgccgcgacacagtCTCCGTTAAAGGCTATaaggcatactgattttgactacggattactccgtttacctaatcaagacatATGGCTCAGgacggttgtgaccggtcgacaggggatgcttgctcctcctcctagccacctgattCCATCTCTAGTATGTCCATGGGTCCTTGtctgcccaactctttattttgcattccttgtgggagtcatgagattgatcactgttcgttatcttcacctttcatctgaaagatccgtgattctcacttttaaataccgagcgtttggcgaaggagcaatcagtACCATTGTTTACTTCTTAAGCTTTACGCGACCATAGCGCAAACAGGGCTCGAGCTCGAACTCACGAAGAATgatctaccactgagctatctcTACCGGTTTGTCTGAAGTGTAAATATCTTGACCAAACGTTCACATAACATTTCTAATGAGTTATCAGCTCGGTAGGATCGATAAGTCAATCAATTTTGCTATTGGGAAGCTCTTGCGAAGTCATTTATTTATGTACAAAGCTGCGTTTTAGTGTAGGAATTTCATATCGCTGGTATTGTATTTTGAGCCACAATGCTGTGTTTTCACTTTCAATTCTTTAACAGTTTAAAGTGTAAGTTCGTGATGTAATTTCGTTATGAGTTGTTTCATGAAAAGCTTAATTACATTAAGTTATAACCTAACCTTGCAAGCTCCCGAAACTATTAAGACATGAAAGGGTATACCAAACGTGTTCTAATTATCATTGTTTCGATAACAGCGTGTAAATTCGCTTGATAAAGCATGGAAATTTCACTCACTGATTGACCGTATGGATCAATAAAAGTGAGTCTGGATGACCATGCAATGCCATTCTTTCAATGTGATTGGTCACCGAGAACAAACGTAAATTctgtttcattgaaatatatggGCCTTGCCCAAAAATTCGCACACTCCAATAAGCGAAGTGACACGCTATTAATAACGATAATAATAAGATTTATAGAATTAACtataaatccatttattttagccagacttaaatatattttatttctgaggATTTTTTCGGAAACACTATTCCGGAATCCTACCGGAAATAAGTTGGCAAATAGAATAGCATTTCCTTTTATGACGAGGCAATTTCGGGAGAACGGTGAGATAACAGTCGAgacaacattttaattttttataagatTCAGAAGCTACGGAAAATAAGTTAAATTGTAGAAAAAACATGCCAAAAGAAAAATCAACGAGGGCGAAAAAGAAGAAGGGAGGTGATGTTATGAGAAAGGGGCGAACAAATAAAAATGTGGAAGGTCCAGTTGAATTTCAAGAGCAGACGACAATGGAGACATCAACAAATAACGGATTTGAGGGAGAAATGGATGTATCACCCAGAGATGAACCATCGGGATTCCGCATGGAGAATTCCAGGGAAACCATTCGAGGTACACAGGGCATAGATATACCAAATATGGTCAACAGTTACAACAATGTCATTGGACTTAATGTTTcacaagaaattaaaaacaaaatagtcaGTGGTCAGTATGTAGAATTGGCAAAACTGTTGATTAATTCTAATGAaccacaaaaacaaacaattgtaaTGGTGAATGGGGAATTACAAACATCCgagaaaaattctaaaaaaatcaacaacattgaACAATGGACGGatgcatttataattttttgcaGTATTTATTTAGAAGCACATCCggcaaaaacattagaaattttgaaatacatgaatgATGTTAGGTTAGCAGCATCTAGGTCAGGAAATCTTGGATTTAAAGAGTATGACCAACAATTCAgattaaaaatggcaaagaACCCTACAAAACCATGGGGTGAGGTTGATTCAGAATTAtggttgatgtttgttttacctGCTGTTAAAACTCTGTCTGCTGCTCCAACTTACCAGAGTCAGAGTAAAAAATGCTACAATTACAACTACCAAGGTTCATGCTTCAGATCACCCTGTGCATATTTGCATGTATGTATCAAGTGTGGGGGTCAACATCCTATCAACAATTGTCAATCAAAAAACATCAGCACACAAGGGGAAGGTTTTAGTAATTTTCGTGGACAGGGAAATTACAGATTTTCAAGGGGTCAGTACCAAAACACAAGAGGAAGAGGGGGGTCTCAATTCAGAGGTCAAAGGGGAACTTTCTAAAGTATGGAAGCTTGGGACCACCCCtatagatataaacaatttaGAATCATTGTTACACAGTTAtcctaaaaaaaatatagctttAGAGCTTTTGCAAGGATTTAGATTTGGATTCAGATTAGGGTACAAAGGGCCAAGAATAGGGAGTGAATCAGATAATCTTACATCAGTCAAAAAACACCCTGAGAAagcaaaagaaaaaatagataatGAAGTAGAAAAAGGAAGGATAGGGGGACCATATTCAAATAAaccaatatcaaatttaaaaatatcgcCAATAGGCATTGTACCAAAAAAAGAGGGAATGTGGCgattaattacacatctatctTTTCCAGAAAATAACGGTGTTAATCACTACATAGATCCCCAAGAATGTACAGTAGCTTATACATCTTTAGATCAGGTTTTAGAAACAGTAGCTAGGTTGGGAACAGGAACATTGCTGGCTAAGATGGATATAAAATCTGCATTTAGACTAATGATAATCCATCCTGGTGATTTTGATTTGCTAGGTTTCAAATTTCAAGGTAAATATTACATTGACAAATGTTTACCAATGGGTTGTGCAATGTCATGTAATctgtttgaaaagttttcaacatttttacacTGGCAACTACAGAAACAGACAGGTATTGACACGATTTATCATTATCTGGATGATTTCTTATTTATTGGAAGAGTAGGTACTCAAGAATGTTCACATTTAATGGAAGAGTTTCAGAATTTGTGCAGTTTGGTGGGTGTACCGTTAGCAAATGAAAAAACAGTAGGGCCATCTACAAGCATTATATTTTTAGGTTTAGAAATAAATACGGTTGATATGGTTGTAAAAATTCCTCTAGAAAAGGTAAAACAGTTGAAATCTATGCTAAATATGGCCCTTATTAAAAAGTCATTACAGTTACAAGAAGTACAAAGCATAGTTGGAAGCttaaattttttcagcaaagGTGTGCCAAATGCAAGAGCATTCAACAGAAGGTTTTATGATGCTACTTGTGGGGTGACAAAAGCTCATCATCATATCAAAATCACAAATGAGTTTAGGGAAGATGTTAAAACTTGGTTACTTTTTTTAGAACAGTTCAATGGTGTTAGACTCTTGCATGAGAGTGATTGGCTGAGTaacgaaaatatgaaattgtttacAGATAGTACAGGCAATCCAGATTTGGGATGTGGGGCATACTGGGAAGGTAGATGGGTTTTCTGGCCTTGGCCAACAAAATGGGATTTaggtatttttaaagaaatgtcattTTTGGAGCTGGTGCCCATTGTATTAGCTATTTACATATGGGGCGAAATGCTCTTTAAGAACAAGAGGatcataatgtacattgacaaCAATGCACTGGTGTCAATTATtaacaaacaaacatcaaaatcaaaaagaaTCATGTTTTTGATAAGAAAGTTGGTCCTTATACTGTTAAAAAACAACATAGTATTCAAGGCAAAACATATAGCAGGTACACAAAATAGTATCGCAGATGCACTGTCAcgtaaacagtttaaaacatttcagGAATTGGCTCCACAAGCAAACAAGATACCAGAAAAAATACCAGTAGAATTTCAGCAGTTGATGTTAGAAATGAAGTAAACAACTTGTTACATCTAGCAACAGCCCCAAATACTCAGGAAACATACAACCAGGGACTAAGATGCTTTGAGGAATTCCAGGATTCCCTAAACCTTAGCAAAATATGGCCCCCTACGTTAGAGCAAATAGTtctatttataggttatatgtCAGCAAAACATCTCTCAGTGGCAACAGCTAGAACTTACATTTCAGCTATTTCTTACAaactaaaaattcaaaacaatagGGATGAAACTCAAAGCTTTCTGGTTAAGAAACTCTTAGAAGGATTCAGAAGAAAGGTCAAGAAAAATGATGCCAGACTGCcaattacatcaaatatattaaatcaaataCTACAAAGTTTGCACTTGGTTTGTACAAACTACTATGAATGCAAACTGTTTCAAGCCGCCTACACTTTAGCATTTTTTGGTTTCTTTAGAGTTGGAGAAATGACAGTAAAAAACCAAAAAGATCTGGGACATGCAATTGAATATGAAGACATAACAATGTTtacagaagaaaataaaatccaaataaaaTTAAAGCATTCCAAAGTGGATCAAATAGGGGAAGGAGAAACAATTACTATTCAGAATAGCCAATTTGGGTCTCAAATACAACCAATTAAGATTATTCAAGAATATCTAGCAATACGACCTTCAGTGCAGGGGAAGTTGTTCTGTCATTTTAGTGGACAACCATTAACTAGATACCAATTTACGGcagttttaaataaagttttgtcgATAATAGGGTTAGAAGGTAAAAAATACAAGTCTCATTCATTTAGAATTGGGGCAGCAACCAGTGCAGCAATGTTTGGTATGTCAGAGGAAGAAATCTGTAAAGCAGGAAGATGGAAATCTAAAgcatacaaaatttat contains:
- the LOC125677201 gene encoding uncharacterized protein LOC125677201 isoform X1 — its product is MPKEKSTRAKKKKGGDVMRKGRTNKNVEGPVEFQEQTTMETSTNNGFEGEMDVSPRDEPSGFRMENSRETIRGIGSTSKQDTRKNTSRISAVDVRNEVNNLLHLATAPNTQETYNQGLRCFEEFQDSLNLSKIWPPTLEQIVLFIGYMSAKHLSVATARTYISAISYKLKIQNNRDETQSFLVKKLLEGFRRKVKKNDARLPITSNILNQILQSLHLVCTNYYECKLFQAAYTLAFFGFFRVGEMTVKNQKDLGHAIEYEDITMFTEENKIQIKLKHSKVDQIGEGETITIQNSQFGSQIQPIKIIQEYLAIRPSVQGKLFCHFSGQPLTRYQFTAVLNKVLSIIGLEGKKYKSHSFRIGAATSAAMFGMSEEEICKAGRWKSKAYKIYVRM